The DNA segment CCATTATTCGAGGCTCTCGCGCCCGGGAGAACTGTGCCCATAATCGGGTCTACCGCGAAGTGAACACGACGTTTCGAATCGATTCAGGACCGAATATGTCCGCGATCTCGGCAACACTCGAGCGCATGACGAACACCGACCGCACAGGCTCCCAAATCGACCAACTCAACATCGGCGTCGCCGATCTCGGTGCCAGCGCCGAGTTCTACGGTGCTGTCCTGGAACCGCTGGGGATCACCGAAATCATGCGGGTACCGCACACCCCCGAGGCGAACCAGCTCGCGATGATCGCGTTCGGTTGGGCGCAGGTGAAGCCCTTCTTCTGGATAGTCGACGCCCCGGGTTCGGCCATCGGTCCGCACACCCATCTCGCCTTCAGCGCCGCGGATCGCGCGACGGTCGATGCCTTCCACGCCGCAGCACTGTCGGCAGGAGCAGTCGAGCTCCGGCCGCCGGGACTGCAGCCGGAATACCACGCCACGTACTACGGATCATTCGTGCGCGACCTCAACGGCATCGACCTCGAGGCCGTCTGCCATCACTGACGATCGACAGCATCCGCGAAGGGGACCGGTCAGCTGCTGCCGAACATCGGAGGCAGGGTGGGGCGCTTCAGATCAGCCGCGCCCCCGGCCCCGCCTTGCCCAGCTCGTCGCCGGGATTGAGCAGGGTGCACTTGTTCAGCGAGAGGCAGCCACAGCCGATGCACCCGGTCAGTTCCTGTTGCATTCGCGCAATCGACTGCTTTCGATCCTCCAACCTCTGGTTCCAGGCGGACGAGATCTTGGCCCAGTCACGCTTGTTCGGGGTGCGACCCGACGGCAACGACGCGAAGACCTCGGCCACCTCCGCCAGTGGGATCCCGAACCGCACCGCCACCTGAATCAGCGAAATTCTCCTGATGGCGTGACGTGGAAACTTGCGTACGTTTCCGGCCGTCCGCTCGGCAGGAACGAGCCCGAGGGTCTCGTAGTACCGGACCGCCGACACTGCGGCACCGGTTCTGGCCGCAACCTCACCGATGGACAACAGCTCGTCGCTTTTGCGGATCATTTTGCCTCCCAACCGGTGAACGGATTTGACCTGAAGTGCACTCGAGATCCTAACCTTCGTCATCATGCACCCCTCCACCGAACCCACGACCGGAACCTGGCGACAGCTGCTCAGCACCCGCTACCTCGGCACCGCAACCGTCCTCGCGGGCGGCGTAGCGCTGTACGCCACCAACGTCTACCTCACCACCAGCCTGCTCCCCACTGCCATCGACCAGATCGGCGGCCAGCGCTACTACGCCTGGACGGCAACGGTTTTCCTCATTGCGTCCGTCATCTCCTCGATGCTGGTCAGCAACATCCTCGCCGCCCGCGGACCACGAGGCGCCTACCTGATCGGCCTGACCATCTTCGCTCTCGGAACCGTCGTGTGCGCGCTGAGCTCCACGATGGAACTGCTGCTGGTGGGCCGAACGATCCAGGGTGCAGGAGGCGGCCTCCTGGCAGGACTCGGCTACGCCGTCATCAATGCAGCTCTGCCACAACACCTCTGGACTCGCGGCGCTGCACTGGTCTCGGCCATGTGGGGCGTCGGAACGTTCGCGGGCCCGGCCATCGGCGGCATCTTCGCTCAATTCGGAGCGTGGCGAATGGCGTTCGGTGTGCTCGTGGTCGCAGCTCTGGCCGTCGCCGCCCTGGTCCCCAAAGCACTCCCGGCCCGCACGAACGAGACCACCGAGACGAGCCCGGTGCCCACCCTGTCGCTGACCTTGCTCACCACAGCTGCACTGCTGGTCAGCGCGGCCGGAGTGATGTCCAACCTCGCGACCACCGCAGTGATGGTCCTGGCCGGCGTGCTGCTCCTGGTCGCCTTCGTGGCCGCAGACCGTCGCGCGCCCCACGGCGTGCTTCCGCCGTCTACATTCAGCGCATCGTCCCTGAAGTGGGTGTACCTGACCATCGTCGTCCTCGCCGTCGCCTCGACGGTGGAGACGTTCATTCCGCTGTTCGGCCAACGACTGGCAGGCTTGGCACCGTTGGCCGCCGGATTCCTCGGAGCTGCGCTGGCATTGGGCTGGACTCTCGGCGAGATACCCAGCGCACCGGCCACAGCACCACACGTCGTACGACGCATCGTCATCGGTGGA comes from the Rhodococcus sp. SBT000017 genome and includes:
- a CDS encoding VOC family protein; the encoded protein is MTNTDRTGSQIDQLNIGVADLGASAEFYGAVLEPLGITEIMRVPHTPEANQLAMIAFGWAQVKPFFWIVDAPGSAIGPHTHLAFSAADRATVDAFHAAALSAGAVELRPPGLQPEYHATYYGSFVRDLNGIDLEAVCHH
- the soxR gene encoding redox-sensitive transcriptional activator SoxR, translating into MRKSDELLSIGEVAARTGAAVSAVRYYETLGLVPAERTAGNVRKFPRHAIRRISLIQVAVRFGIPLAEVAEVFASLPSGRTPNKRDWAKISSAWNQRLEDRKQSIARMQQELTGCIGCGCLSLNKCTLLNPGDELGKAGPGARLI
- a CDS encoding MFS transporter; the protein is MHPSTEPTTGTWRQLLSTRYLGTATVLAGGVALYATNVYLTTSLLPTAIDQIGGQRYYAWTATVFLIASVISSMLVSNILAARGPRGAYLIGLTIFALGTVVCALSSTMELLLVGRTIQGAGGGLLAGLGYAVINAALPQHLWTRGAALVSAMWGVGTFAGPAIGGIFAQFGAWRMAFGVLVVAALAVAALVPKALPARTNETTETSPVPTLSLTLLTTAALLVSAAGVMSNLATTAVMVLAGVLLLVAFVAADRRAPHGVLPPSTFSASSLKWVYLTIVVLAVASTVETFIPLFGQRLAGLAPLAAGFLGAALALGWTLGEIPSAPATAPHVVRRIVIGGPILVAAGLCTMAALLTDRAGAGAIAVWVVGLIVAGVGIGIAWPHLAVGAMTSVAEPGEGARASAAINTVQLIANAFGAALAGVLVNLGEPSTLRSAQLLLFTFAALALIGVTAAARSQRT